The Glycine soja cultivar W05 chromosome 8, ASM419377v2, whole genome shotgun sequence genome has a window encoding:
- the LOC114422502 gene encoding putative cyclic nucleotide-gated ion channel 8, which produces MPSSSRGMKKLRFNLDSLPIPLPGRGRKRASKSFRQGMKKSSDGLKTFGRSLKTGVTTWAVFPEDLKVSEKKVFDPQDKNLLYWNKFFEILCIVSVACDPFFFYLPYFNHKSFCLAIDNNLASFAVPMRTICDFIYLLRISFQFRTAYIAPSSRVFGRGELVIDPTKIAKRYLQRYFIIDFISVLPIPQIIVWKYLYRSGRVEVLETKTALLRIVILQYFPRFLRFLPLASEVKRTAGVFSENALLGAMYYLIWYMLASHITGSVWYLLAIERNDTCWKDACKKVEGCNTHFLYCSNSNKHMSGYESWRNVSETVLKSRCFVEDDSSEFNYGIFSQAIQSDIVASVEVFPKFCYCLWWGLQNLSTLGQGLLTSTYPKEVLFSIVIAIMGLILFALLIGNMQTYLQSMSVRLEEMRIKRRDSEQWMHHRLLPPELRERVRRYDQYKWLNTRGVDEESLVQSLPKDLRRDIKRHLCLNLVRRVPLFANMDERLLDAICERLKPSLYTEGTYIVREGDPVNEMHFIIRGRLESVTTDGGRSGFFNRGLLKEADFCGEELLTWALDPKSAASLPTSTRTVKAINEVEAFALEAEELKFVASQFRHIHSRQVQHTFRFYSQQWRTWAAIYIQAAWRRHYRRKIAEQRRREEEEFYTSVSPSGLRLGTTVYASRFAANALHGHRLRGSSSRETIKLQKPPEPDFGNLDDD; this is translated from the exons ATGCCATCAAGCTCAAGGGGgatgaaaaaattaagattCAATTTAGATTCTCTGCCTATTCCTCTTCCTGGTCGTGGAAGAAAAAGAGCATCGAAATCGTTTAGGCAAGGAATGAAGAAGAGTTCAGATGGACTAAAGACATTTGGAAGATCACTAAAGACTGGAGTGACTACTTGGGCAGTGTTCCCAGAAGATCTTAAAGTGTCTGAGAAAAAAGTATTTGATCCTCAAGATAAGAACCTTCTGTATTGGAACAAGTTTTTTGAGATTCTGTGCATTGTTTCTGTAGCATGCGATCCCTTCTTCTTTTACCTTCCTTATTTCAACCACAAGTCATTTTGCCTCGCCATAGATAACAACCTAGCAAGTTTTGCTGTCCCAATGAGAACAATATGTGATTTCATTTATCTCCTCCGCATAAGTTTTCAATTCCGCACTGCTTACATTGCTCCTTCATCTCGGGTATTTGGACGAGGTGAACTTGTTATAGATCCTACAAAGATTGCCAAGAGATATTTACAACGTTACTTCATCATTGACTTCATTTCTGTGCTGCCTATCCCACAG ATTATAGTGTGGAAATATCTATACAGATCAGGACGTGTAGAAGTACTGGAAACAAAAACGGCACTGTTGAGAATTGTGATCCTGCAATATTTTCCAAGATTTCTACGCTTTTTACCTTTAGCTTCAGAAGTTAAAAGAACAGCGGGTGTTTTTTCTGAGAACGCATTGCTCGGTGCCATGTACTATTTGATCTGGTATATGCTTGCTAGTCAT ATAACTGGCTCTGTCTGGTACTTACTAGCCATTGAACGTAATGACACCTGCTGGAAGGATGCTTGTAAAAAAGTTGAAGGATGCAATACACATTTCTTGTACTGTTCGAATTCGAACAAGCATATGTCAGGGTATGAATCTTGGAGAAATGTCAGCGAGACTGTTCTGAAAAGTCGTTGCTTTGTTGAGGATGATTCCTCAGAATTTAACTATGGAATCTTCTCTCAAGCTATACAGTCTGATATTGTTGCTTCCGTAGAAGTTTTTCCTAAATTCTGTTACTGTTTGTGGTGGGGCCTTCAAAACTTGAG TACACTTGGTCAGGGACTTCTAACCAGTACCTACCCTAAAGAGGTCTTGTTTTCCATAGTAATAGCTATTATGGGGCTTATCCTTTTTGCTCTTCTGATTGGAAACATGCag ACCTACCTTCAATCAATGTCAGTTCGTCTTGAGGAAATGAGGATCAAAAGACGCGACTCTGAGCAGTGGATGCATCATCGCTTGCTTCCTCCGGAGCTAAGGGAAAGAGTGAGACGCTATGACCAATACAAGTGGCTGAACACCCGAGGAGTAGATGAAGAGAGCTTAGTTCAGAGTCTTCCAAAAGATCTCAGGAGAGATATCAAACGGCATCTTTGTTTGAATTTAGTCAGAAGG GTTCCTCTCTTTGCCAACATGGATGAACGTTTGCTTGATGCTATATGTGAGCGACTGAAGCCTAGTTTATATACAGAGGGAACTTACATAGTGAGGGAAGGGGATCCAGTTAATGAGATGCACTTCATCATACGTGGCCGTCTAGAGAGTGTCACTACAGATGGTGGAAGAAGTGGATTTTTCAACAGAGGTCTTCTGAAGGAAGCTGACTTCTGTGGAGAAGAGCTACTAACATGGGCCTTAGACCCCAAATCTGCTGCTAGCTTGCCAACATCGACGAGGACGGTGAAAGCTATAAATGAGGTTGAGGCATTTGCTTTGGAAGCAGAGGAGTTGAAGTTTGTTGCTTCCCAGTTTAGGCACATTCACAGCAGACAGGTTCAGCACACCTTCCGTTTCTATTCGCAGCAGTGGAGAACATGGGCTGCTATCTACATTCAAGCTGCGTGGAGGCGGCATTACAGGAGAAAGATTGCAGAACAGCGCAGGAGGGAGGAAGAAGAATTCT ATACTTCTGTTTCCCCTTCAGGGCTTAGACTTGGAACAACCGTCTATGCTTCTCGCTTTGCTGCTAATGCACTTCATGGTCATAGGCTTCGTGGTTCAAGTTCGAGGGAGACGATCAAACTCCAAAAGCCCCCGGAACCTGACTTTGGTAATCTTGATGATGACTGA